A portion of the Pomacea canaliculata isolate SZHN2017 linkage group LG13, ASM307304v1, whole genome shotgun sequence genome contains these proteins:
- the LOC112554478 gene encoding receptor-type tyrosine-protein phosphatase alpha-like, which translates to MLDWGVADSSMRASHSSRTAAPVFTITNYNVDNSSGTGITGNNRHVTSGGTSHAPDTKDQLTSRERSPPVTTEALDTASRTTPAVDGQTMWSPPPSSPTPGLLMVVQVQLQMTWTEFCHSRPAFYLELVEILRQDGQQSHVSTDQIRLMDQEGVKCARQQGETSSQQQEEISGLQQEAAAIVVRLYLVNKSERYDSYLTVVCAQVMKQGFQVRDTSFFKNKLVDVQLQQLPVPDPALATPATSADNTDPMKEKNDDNADELINEPGVTIAVVIAAVGGACCVTLIVMQVVLRRRYRRDLRRMVVSRSYSVSSVDSIALAAVSKSRPSSGLFNPALDVTPDQAKPSHVLGATELINFSLDLTKIFEEFVLIPNKTPRLSVVPPGAEDKNRFANVLPIPETRVELSKRPGDAVSSYINANFVTGYGHQKKRYIATQAPLEGTLEDLWRMVWEQRCPAIAMLVNIVEDGHVKFAPYVPESVGPESSVTFGEFCVTMTRRDVHQEYITSWLELQSKKTGERRSLHHFWLTCWPASGRVEPISLVRFVLDIRPAYQDVTEPLLVHCSTGTGRTGTLLALDVCMRQFEERRCVDVMGCVHDLRQERAGCVQTNQQYALLYSALQEYVTIVSSPGISAASSATTLHAMLP; encoded by the exons ATGCTCGACTGGGGAGTCGCTGACTCTAGCATGAGAGCCTCTCACAGCAGTCGGACCGCTGCTCCTGTCTTCACCATCACAAACTACAACGTTGACAACAGTTCTGGTACTGGCATTACTGGCAACAACCGACACGTGACTTCTGGAGGGACATCACATGCACCAGACACCAAAGACCAGTTGACCTCTAGGGAGAGGTCACCACCTGTCACCACTGAAGCACTTGACACAGCCTCCAGGACCACACCAGCAGTGGACGGCCAGACTATGTGGAGCCCCCCTCCTTCATCACCCACTCCCGGGCTACTGATGGTGGTTCAAGTCCAGCTGCAGATGACGTGGACGGAGTTCTGTCACAGTCGGCCAGCTTTCTACCTGGAACTGGTGGAAATTCTGCGGCAGGACGGACAGCAGTCGCATGTGTCCACGGATCAG ATCCGCCTGATGGACCAGGAGGGCGTTAAGTGCGCGCGGCAGCAGGGGGAGACAAGCAGCCAGCAGCAAGAGGAGATAAGCGGCCTGCAGCAGGAAGCAGCCGCCATTGTGGTGCGTCTGTACCTCGTCAACAAGAGTGAGCGCTATGACAGTTATCTCACTGTCGTCTGTGCGCAGGTCATGAAGCAGGGCTTCCAGGTCCGGGACACGTCCTTCTTCAAGAACAAG CTGGTTGACGTGCAGCTGCAGCAACTGCCCGTCCCTGACCCCGCCCTGGCCACGCCCGCCACCTCCGCAGACAACACAGACCCGATGAAAGAGAAGAACGACGATAACGCGGACGAGCTGATCAACGAACCTGGCGTCACCATCGCTGTTGTCATCGCTGCTGTGGGCGGTGCTTGCTGCGTCACGCTGATCGTCATGCAG GTTGTCCTCCGGCGGCGCTACAGGCGAGACCTGCGGCGGATGGTGGTCAGTCGCAGTTACTCCGTGTCCAGTGTCGACTCCATCGCCCTGGCCGCCGTCAGCAAGTCGCGACCCAGCAGCGGCCTCTTCAACCCCGCCCTGGATGTGACCCCAGACCAG GCTAAGCCTAGTCATGTCCTGGGTGCCACAGAACTTATCAACTTCAGTCTGGATCTTACCAAAATCTTTGAGGAGTTTGTG CTGATACCCAACAAAACGCCCCGCTTGTCTGTGGTGCCACCTGGTGCTGAGGATAAAAATAGATTTGCTAATGTCCTTCCCA TACCCGAGACACGAGTGGAGCTGAGCAAAAGACCAGGAGACGCTGTCAGTAGCTACATCAACGCCAACTTCGtgact GGCTATGGCCACCAGAAGAAGCGTTACATCGCCACACAGGCGCCGCTAGAGGGCACACTAGAGGACTTGTGGCGGATGGTGTGGGAGCAGCGATGTCCAGCTATCGCCATGCTCGTTAACATTGTGGAAGACGGTCAC GTGAAGTTCGCGCCATACGTCCCTGAATCCGTTGGTCCTGAATCGTCGGTGACATTCGGCGAGTTCTGCGTCACCATGACACGACGTGACGTGCACCAGGAGTACATTACATCATGGCTGGAGCTACAGTCAAAGAAA ACTGGCGAAAGGCGGAGCTTGCATCACTTCTGGCTGACTTGCTGGCCGGCCTCAGGGCGAGTGGAGCCCATCTCGCTCGTGCGCTTCGTGCTGGACATCCGCCCAGCCTACCAGGACGTCACTGAGCCCCTCCTGGTCCACTGCAG CACGGGCACTGGCCGCACGGGGACGCTGCTAGCGCTGGACGTCTGCATGCGACAGTTTGAGGAGCGGCGCTGTGTGGACGTCATGGGCTGCGTGCACGACCTGCGACAGGAGCGGGCGGGCTGCGTGCAGACAAATCAACAGTATGCGCTTCTGTACAGC GCACTACAAGAGTACGTCACGATTGTCAGCAGTCCAGGCATTTCTGCAGCTTCATCTGCCACCACCTTGCATGCCATGTTGCCATAG